Proteins encoded together in one Bacillota bacterium window:
- a CDS encoding prepilin-type N-terminal cleavage/methylation domain-containing protein, producing the protein MRRRQRAFTLAEVVLSIFLLGVVAVVFGALFPTGQRLSGSAKWRAAALALAERRMEAIKFIGYGNLTYERLRAYGLIDASPNTSPFSFTNTDNATRESPARMLPNGQGQIVVEDVAWDVRRVIVRVIWRELNGRTNRVELRTLVPNL; encoded by the coding sequence ATGCGAAGACGACAACGTGCCTTTACCCTGGCGGAGGTGGTGCTGTCCATCTTCCTGCTGGGTGTGGTGGCGGTGGTATTTGGCGCGCTGTTCCCCACTGGTCAGCGGCTCAGCGGCAGCGCAAAGTGGCGTGCGGCGGCGCTGGCACTGGCGGAACGGCGCATGGAAGCCATCAAGTTCATCGGCTACGGTAACCTGACGTACGAACGATTGCGCGCGTATGGTCTGATCGACGCCAGCCCCAACACCTCCCCCTTCTCGTTCACCAACACCGATAACGCCACGCGCGAAAGCCCAGCCCGCATGCTTCCGAACGGACAGGGGCAGATTGTGGTGGAAGACGTGGCGTGGGACGTCAGACGGGTGATTGTGCGGGTGATCTGGCGTGAACTAAATGGAAGAACCAATCGGGTAGAGCTGCGCACGCTGGTGCCAAATCTGTAG
- a CDS encoding type II secretion system GspH family protein translates to MTIVTSPSIRKRRGITLVELLVASGVMLILVMALMPVLSTSARAWHRNSQDTTLMMDATLAMRRITSELRRARSVTVSGSNTQVSYVLPNGASGFFGLSYNTLKWHPAEGTADTIDLLTTVSNTDPETGNPYPLFERGANGRTITIRLYVQRQTPAGVRYQRLQELVVLRNQ, encoded by the coding sequence ATGACAATCGTTACGTCTCCTTCCATCCGAAAACGTCGTGGTATCACGCTGGTGGAGCTGCTGGTCGCCAGCGGCGTCATGCTGATTCTGGTCATGGCGCTGATGCCGGTGCTGAGTACTTCGGCGCGGGCGTGGCACCGAAACTCGCAGGATACCACACTGATGATGGATGCTACCCTCGCCATGCGGCGGATAACCAGTGAGCTGCGCCGCGCCAGGTCGGTTACCGTTAGCGGCTCGAATACCCAGGTCAGCTACGTCCTTCCCAACGGTGCGAGCGGCTTTTTTGGGTTGAGTTACAACACGTTGAAATGGCACCCTGCAGAGGGCACAGCAGATACCATCGACCTGCTGACCACCGTCAGCAACACCGACCCTGAGACAGGGAACCCCTACCCGCTGTTCGAGCGGGGAGCAAACGGACGAACCATCACCATACGCCTGTATGTCCAGCGTCAAACGCCAGCAGGCGTACGTTACCAAAGGTTGCAGGAGCTGGTCGTTTTGCGCAACCAGTAA
- a CDS encoding rhomboid family intramembrane serine protease, with protein sequence MIPLGDENPTRSFPAVTVALIIANVLVFLYDKLIGFGAPEALIEYAMIPCTISGQCEYQVPPITPHWLTIFTSMFLHAGILHLGGNMLYLWIFGNNVEDALGHFQFLFWYLVWGVAAALAHVVINAASPIPTVGASGAIAGALGAYFVLFPAARIRVLVIFFFIIDVIAVPAFILLGLWFLMQFQFQPGVATMAHAGGFVAGAATVFALGRNRILRRLRRPYGYYRSLPQDF encoded by the coding sequence GTGATCCCACTGGGTGATGAGAATCCAACACGGTCCTTTCCGGCCGTGACCGTCGCGCTGATCATCGCGAACGTGCTCGTGTTTCTGTACGACAAGCTGATTGGTTTCGGCGCGCCCGAGGCTCTCATCGAATACGCGATGATCCCCTGTACCATTTCCGGACAGTGCGAGTATCAGGTGCCACCGATTACACCCCACTGGCTGACTATCTTCACTTCGATGTTTTTACATGCTGGTATCCTGCATCTGGGCGGGAACATGCTCTATCTCTGGATTTTCGGCAACAATGTGGAGGACGCTTTAGGGCATTTTCAGTTCCTGTTCTGGTATCTGGTATGGGGTGTGGCGGCGGCTTTGGCGCATGTGGTGATTAACGCGGCATCCCCCATCCCCACTGTAGGAGCAAGTGGCGCAATAGCCGGCGCGCTGGGGGCATACTTCGTGCTGTTCCCCGCCGCGCGCATCCGGGTGCTGGTCATCTTTTTCTTCATTATTGACGTGATAGCCGTGCCTGCTTTCATTCTTCTAGGACTCTGGTTCCTGATGCAATTCCAGTTCCAGCCCGGCGTAGCGACGATGGCTCACGCCGGCGGCTTCGTAGCAGGCGCAGCCACTGTTTTTGCTCTGGGACGAAACAGGATCCTGCGACGGCTGCGCCGTCCATATGGGTATTACCG